AGCTCGCCCGTTACACGCCATTTTTAGGAATGAAGAATTGGCTGTATAAAACGTTTCTCCGAATGAAGATCGGAGAACACACGTCATTCGCCCTGATGGTGATGCTGGATGTAATGTTTCCGGAGAAGATTTCCGTGGGTCGAAATACGGTGATCGGTTATAATACGACGATCCTTGCCCATGAATATTTGATCAAAGAGTACCGCCTGGGTGAGGTGGAGATCGGATCGGAAGTGATGATCGGTGCCAACACGACGGTTTTACCGGGCGTGAAAATCGGTGACGGTGCCATCGTCTCGGCAGGTACCCTTGTACATAAAGACGTGCCGGCAGGGGCATTCGTCGGTGGGAACCCGATGAAAGTCATCTATACGAAAGACGAATTGGCCGAAAGATGGCGGGAAGATAGCATCTATGGATTGAATAAAGAAAAATAAGGGAAAAGGCAAAGATAGAGTGAATTCTGTCTTTGCCTTTTTTATTTTTGTGAAAGTGGGCAGGAAGTACAACGGAATTTGTCGAATGGCAAATGTATCGTGTAAACGACAGATAACCCATCCCCCTCATCACCATTCAACTCCCGGAACACTTCCCCGACCAGTCACCCCCAAAAACGGTTGACGAATAAAAAAAGAAACGCTACACTACAAATAACTTTATTTTATTAGCACATTAGCGAACTAAAGGATTTCTGAATAATCGAGAAGTAGTAACAATCCTTCCTTAAGGGAAAAATAGATGAATTAATACGCCAAAGGTGGTTCTTATGACGAATTTATTTATGTTCGAGAAGCCATTGGGAATGAGAGATA
The DNA window shown above is from Rossellomorea vietnamensis and carries:
- a CDS encoding acyltransferase, with the protein product MRRTTRYPVEGANSLWHVYKTVSFGKVVKNFIVIQLARYTPFLGMKNWLYKTFLRMKIGEHTSFALMVMLDVMFPEKISVGRNTVIGYNTTILAHEYLIKEYRLGEVEIGSEVMIGANTTVLPGVKIGDGAIVSAGTLVHKDVPAGAFVGGNPMKVIYTKDELAERWREDSIYGLNKEK